A region from the Lolium perenne isolate Kyuss_39 chromosome 4, Kyuss_2.0, whole genome shotgun sequence genome encodes:
- the LOC139830766 gene encoding tRNA(His) guanylyltransferase 2-like isoform X2 — protein sequence MANSKYEYVKREFEFNRQLPASNWIVVRIDGCHFHRFSELHAFEKPNDESALGLMNACATSMLKKYNDIVFAYGVSDEYSFVFREETELYKRRESKILSSCVSYFTSVYMMKWKDFFPNNDLKEPPYFDARVVCYPNMKTVRDYLAWRQVDCHINNQYNTCFWMLIQSGKTKNEAYQALKGTSSKDKNKLLLQQFQINYNDESAMFRKGSSVYRDKVTKVKTDDYGNPIKRTRQATIVSNFDIIGPEFWEKHQYILGKASDCQYLWGKEKYGYEYVKKFVNIPRSPCSNWTIVRISACQFDQFSLIHSFDKPNDETALRLMNASASLMMEQFPDIIFGYGFNNEYSFVFQENTELYKREESSIISSCSSCFTSFYIMKWEEYFPSIPLVQPPHYKAEVLCCPKPTTVCDYLFRRQSECHNRNQYNTCFWMLVKSGEGENKAKEILKDTLPKDKNELLFQRFQMNYNNEPAMFRKGSCAYRQKVGEFAEVEANGDVTRERWDVAVARRHGARLLEKAPLCFQQMKAIAEDEKIQVCLSSKKCLRSCVLDLWPLIILYY from the exons ATGGCCAATAGCAAGTATGAGTATGTGAAGAGGGAGTTCGAGTTCAATCGCCAGCTCCCGGCCTCCAACTGGATCGTCGTCCGCATCGATGGTTGCCACTTCCACCG ATTCTCGGAGTTGCATGCCTTTGAGAAACCAAATGACGAGAGCGCTTTAGGATTGATGAACGCCTGTGCCACTTCTATGCTCAAGAAATACAATGACATAGTGTTTGCTTATGGTGTTAGCGATGAGTACAG TTTTGTCTTTAGAGAAGAAACAGAATTATATAAAAGGCGAGAAAG CAAAATTCTCTCTTCATGTGTTTCTTACTTCACATCTGTATACATGATGAAGTGGAAAGATTTCTTTCCTAATAATGATTTGAAGGAACCTCCATACTTTGATGCGCGAGTTGTATGCTATCCAAATATGAAGACTGTTCGTGATTATTTGGCATGGAGACAAGTGGATT GTCATATAAATAATCAGTACAATACATGCTTCTGGATGTTGATACAGTCCGGAAAAACCAAAAATGAGGCATATCAAGCATTGAAG GGAACATCTTCTAAGGATAAGAACAAGTTGCTTTTGCAACAGTTTCAAATCAACTATAATGATGAATCGGCTATGTTTCGGAAAGGATCCAGTGTTTATCGAGATAAG GTCACGAAGGTGAAAACAGACGACTATGGGAATCCCATAAAAAGAACCCGTCAGGCAACTATAGTGTCAAATTTTGATATCATAGGTCCCGAGTTTTGGGAAAAACATCAATACATTCTTGGAAAAG CATCAGACTGCCAGTATCTTTGGGGGAAAGAAAAATATGGATACGAGTATGTGAAGAAGTTTGTTAACATCCCTAGGTCTCCATGTTCCAATTGGACCATTGTTCGTATTAGCGCCTGCCAATTTGATCA ATTCTCACTGATCCATTCATTTGACAAGCCAAATGATGAGACCGCTTTAAGATTGATGAACGCTTCTGCTTCACTGATGATGGAGCAATTtcctgatattatctttggctatgGTTTTAACAACGAGTACAG CTTTGTGTTCCAGGAGAACACTGAATTGTACAAGAGAGAGGAGAG TTCAATCATTTCTTCATGTTCATCATGTTTCACTTCCTTTTACATTATGAAGTGGGAAGAATATTTCCCCAGTATACCCTTAGTGCAGCCACCACACTACAAAGCAGAAGTTCTCTGTTGCCCAAAACCAACAACCGTTTGTGATTATTTGTTCCGGAGGCAATCAGAAT GTCACAACAGAAATCAATACAATACATGCTTTTGGATGTTAGTGAAATCTGGAGAAGGTGAAAACAAAGCTAAGGAGATACTGAAG GACACATTACCAAAGGACAAGAACGAGTTACTTTTTCAACGATTTCAAATGAACTACAACAATGAACCGGCTATGTTTCGAAAGGGTTCATGTGCTTACCGTCAAAAG GTGGGAGAATTTGCAGAGGTGGAAGCCAATGGAGATGTTACAAGAGAGCGGTGGGATGTGGCGGTGGCACGTAGACATGGGGCCAGACTTTTGGAGAAAGCACCCTTATGTTTTCAACAG ATGAAAGCAATAGCAGAAGATGAGAAGATCCAAGTTTGTTTATCGTCGAAGAAGTGCTTGCGGAGTTGCGTCCTGGATTTATGGCCTCTTATAATTCTGTACTACTAG
- the LOC139830766 gene encoding tRNA(His) guanylyltransferase 2-like isoform X1 yields MANSKYEYVKREFEFNRQLPASNWIVVRIDGCHFHRFSELHAFEKPNDESALGLMNACATSMLKKYNDIVFAYGVSDEYSFVFREETELYKRRESKILSSCVSYFTSVYMMKWKDFFPNNDLKEPPYFDARVVCYPNMKTVRDYLAWRQVDCHINNQYNTCFWMLIQSGKTKNEAYQALKGTSSKDKNKLLLQQFQINYNDESAMFRKGSSVYRDKVTKVKTDDYGNPIKRTRQATIVSNFDIIGPEFWEKHQYILGKASDCQYLWGKEKYGYEYVKKFVNIPRSPCSNWTIVRISACQFDQFSLIHSFDKPNDETALRLMNASASLMMEQFPDIIFGYGFNNEYSFVFQENTELYKREESSIISSCSSCFTSFYIMKWEEYFPSIPLVQPPHYKAEVLCCPKPTTVCDYLFRRQSECHNRNQYNTCFWMLVKSGEGENKAKEILKDTLPKDKNELLFQRFQMNYNNEPAMFRKGSCAYRQKCKWVQVGEFAEVEANGDVTRERWDVAVARRHGARLLEKAPLCFQQMKAIAEDEKIQVCLSSKKCLRSCVLDLWPLIILYY; encoded by the exons ATGGCCAATAGCAAGTATGAGTATGTGAAGAGGGAGTTCGAGTTCAATCGCCAGCTCCCGGCCTCCAACTGGATCGTCGTCCGCATCGATGGTTGCCACTTCCACCG ATTCTCGGAGTTGCATGCCTTTGAGAAACCAAATGACGAGAGCGCTTTAGGATTGATGAACGCCTGTGCCACTTCTATGCTCAAGAAATACAATGACATAGTGTTTGCTTATGGTGTTAGCGATGAGTACAG TTTTGTCTTTAGAGAAGAAACAGAATTATATAAAAGGCGAGAAAG CAAAATTCTCTCTTCATGTGTTTCTTACTTCACATCTGTATACATGATGAAGTGGAAAGATTTCTTTCCTAATAATGATTTGAAGGAACCTCCATACTTTGATGCGCGAGTTGTATGCTATCCAAATATGAAGACTGTTCGTGATTATTTGGCATGGAGACAAGTGGATT GTCATATAAATAATCAGTACAATACATGCTTCTGGATGTTGATACAGTCCGGAAAAACCAAAAATGAGGCATATCAAGCATTGAAG GGAACATCTTCTAAGGATAAGAACAAGTTGCTTTTGCAACAGTTTCAAATCAACTATAATGATGAATCGGCTATGTTTCGGAAAGGATCCAGTGTTTATCGAGATAAG GTCACGAAGGTGAAAACAGACGACTATGGGAATCCCATAAAAAGAACCCGTCAGGCAACTATAGTGTCAAATTTTGATATCATAGGTCCCGAGTTTTGGGAAAAACATCAATACATTCTTGGAAAAG CATCAGACTGCCAGTATCTTTGGGGGAAAGAAAAATATGGATACGAGTATGTGAAGAAGTTTGTTAACATCCCTAGGTCTCCATGTTCCAATTGGACCATTGTTCGTATTAGCGCCTGCCAATTTGATCA ATTCTCACTGATCCATTCATTTGACAAGCCAAATGATGAGACCGCTTTAAGATTGATGAACGCTTCTGCTTCACTGATGATGGAGCAATTtcctgatattatctttggctatgGTTTTAACAACGAGTACAG CTTTGTGTTCCAGGAGAACACTGAATTGTACAAGAGAGAGGAGAG TTCAATCATTTCTTCATGTTCATCATGTTTCACTTCCTTTTACATTATGAAGTGGGAAGAATATTTCCCCAGTATACCCTTAGTGCAGCCACCACACTACAAAGCAGAAGTTCTCTGTTGCCCAAAACCAACAACCGTTTGTGATTATTTGTTCCGGAGGCAATCAGAAT GTCACAACAGAAATCAATACAATACATGCTTTTGGATGTTAGTGAAATCTGGAGAAGGTGAAAACAAAGCTAAGGAGATACTGAAG GACACATTACCAAAGGACAAGAACGAGTTACTTTTTCAACGATTTCAAATGAACTACAACAATGAACCGGCTATGTTTCGAAAGGGTTCATGTGCTTACCGTCAAAAG TGCAAATGGGTGCAGGTGGGAGAATTTGCAGAGGTGGAAGCCAATGGAGATGTTACAAGAGAGCGGTGGGATGTGGCGGTGGCACGTAGACATGGGGCCAGACTTTTGGAGAAAGCACCCTTATGTTTTCAACAG ATGAAAGCAATAGCAGAAGATGAGAAGATCCAAGTTTGTTTATCGTCGAAGAAGTGCTTGCGGAGTTGCGTCCTGGATTTATGGCCTCTTATAATTCTGTACTACTAG